A stretch of Methanobrevibacter sp. YE315 DNA encodes these proteins:
- a CDS encoding DUF2121 domain-containing protein yields the protein MSLIIAYIGKKGCVMASDKRKIGYFGDKQNLKTLEEELYSGAIDNDEDFLNRASELGISIKITDDANKLKVVGNTIRGEVSTKGTFETRRRRIYGTTNGYQIIELLGSETESRKAGEKGIVIFGNVYAKQLAEPLIKRKVKASQSLRYMGEVFESILAEVASKTPTVGDKFDVLMQQPVFSVSEAQKHLNITIDNDIKVLTKFRQELTEQLVQQSLAIDMASKIISKGDVGRVVSIDGNMLHVQLNDKTQAMDGNWKQLAAPGQNVLMFTESDNVKIGDKVVIENEDLCLKKDKSSLKCDIILCSL from the coding sequence ATGAGCTTAATTATTGCTTACATAGGAAAAAAAGGATGTGTAATGGCTAGTGATAAAAGAAAGATAGGTTATTTCGGTGATAAACAAAATTTAAAGACATTGGAAGAGGAACTTTACAGTGGAGCTATTGACAACGATGAAGATTTTCTAAATAGGGCATCTGAACTAGGGATTTCAATTAAGATTACGGATGATGCGAATAAATTAAAAGTTGTTGGAAATACTATCCGTGGTGAAGTGAGTACTAAAGGAACTTTTGAAACTAGAAGAAGAAGGATTTATGGAACAACTAACGGTTATCAGATTATTGAGTTATTAGGTTCTGAAACTGAATCACGTAAGGCTGGCGAGAAAGGCATTGTCATTTTCGGTAATGTCTATGCAAAACAGCTTGCAGAACCTTTGATTAAAAGAAAAGTGAAAGCATCACAAAGCTTAAGGTATATGGGCGAAGTGTTCGAATCCATATTGGCTGAAGTCGCTTCAAAAACACCTACTGTTGGTGATAAATTTGATGTTTTAATGCAACAGCCGGTATTTTCTGTATCAGAGGCTCAAAAGCACTTAAACATTACTATTGATAATGATATTAAGGTATTGACCAAATTCAGACAAGAATTGACAGAACAATTGGTTCAACAGAGCTTGGCTATTGACATGGCAAGTAAAATCATCAGTAAAGGTGATGTAGGTCGTGTTGTCTCCATTGATGGAAACATGTTGCATGTTCAGCTAAATGACAAAACCCAGGCTATGGATGGGAATTGGAAACAATTGGCTGCTCCCGGCCAAAACGTTTTGATGTTTACTGAAAGTGATAATGTCAAGATCGGAGACAAAGTCGTTATTGAAAATGAAGATTTGTGCCTTAAAAAAGATAAATCCTCTCTAAAATGTGATATAATTTTATGTTCATTATGA
- the acs gene encoding acetate--CoA ligase alpha subunit produces the protein MIDLNRMFKPESVAVIGASNTPGKVGYIIVDNLINDGFEGKIYPVNPKGGEILGKKAYANIKDIPEKVDLAIITIPVAFVNPTVKECGEAGVENMVVITAGFKEVGEEGAKLEAELTALGEEYGINIIGPNSLGITDSHTPLNGSFSQMMPPTGNMAFISQSGAMMVAIIDWSVTSGIGFSKVISLGNKAGVSEIELLQYLAEDDETNVIICYLESISDDEDFVRTMRETAHKKPIIVLKSGSSSAGAAAASSHTGALAGSDLAFDTAFRQSGIMRVETMAELFDLGLAFSKAPLPRGDNVAIITNAGGGGVLTVDAMEKVGLQLVQFDEETTARLKECVTEEGSAKNPIDVLGDAPVSRYKESLEIVLSQDEVDSLIVMVCPTASADPDGIAQAILEERKEFNKPIIVVNMGGPSFEAANEALRENGVPTYVFPETAVTALEAMTRYAKLEDRVYDDVVDNVADVDKDAVAAIFDKVKADGRDTLLGSEAYAVAEAYGISAAPIKLSTSADEAAELAEEMEFPVVLKIASDKILHKSDIGGVKVGINSAEEAKATFDEIMANAKAAHPDIVPDGVEVQKMMDSGEEVIVGMIRDKQFGPMIAFGMGGIYVNLIEDVEFNLAKGMSSQEIDEQIEKTKVSKLLAGYRGEAPCDVEEVKEAIKRVARLTLDFPEISELDINPIFVYEEGSSALDIKIKL, from the coding sequence ATGATCGATCTCAATAGAATGTTTAAACCCGAATCTGTGGCTGTTATTGGAGCATCCAACACCCCTGGAAAAGTAGGATACATCATTGTCGACAACCTTATAAACGACGGTTTTGAAGGCAAAATATATCCTGTCAACCCTAAAGGTGGAGAGATTCTTGGTAAAAAAGCATACGCAAATATAAAAGACATACCTGAAAAAGTAGACTTAGCAATTATTACCATTCCAGTAGCATTTGTAAACCCAACCGTTAAAGAATGTGGTGAAGCAGGTGTAGAGAACATGGTAGTTATTACCGCTGGTTTTAAAGAAGTAGGTGAAGAAGGTGCTAAATTAGAAGCTGAATTAACAGCGCTTGGTGAAGAATACGGTATAAACATTATTGGACCAAACAGTTTAGGAATTACTGATTCACACACACCATTAAACGGATCATTTTCACAAATGATGCCACCAACCGGAAACATGGCATTTATTTCACAAAGTGGAGCTATGATGGTAGCTATCATCGATTGGAGTGTAACTTCTGGAATCGGATTCAGTAAAGTTATTAGTTTAGGAAACAAAGCTGGAGTAAGCGAAATCGAATTATTACAATATCTGGCTGAAGATGACGAAACCAATGTAATTATCTGTTACTTAGAATCCATTTCCGATGACGAGGACTTTGTAAGAACCATGAGAGAAACTGCACACAAAAAACCAATTATCGTACTCAAATCCGGTTCAAGTTCAGCAGGAGCTGCAGCAGCATCCTCCCACACAGGAGCGCTTGCAGGAAGTGACCTTGCATTTGATACAGCATTCCGCCAATCCGGAATTATGCGTGTAGAAACCATGGCAGAATTATTCGACTTAGGTTTAGCATTCTCCAAAGCACCACTCCCAAGAGGAGACAATGTGGCTATCATTACCAACGCAGGTGGTGGAGGAGTGCTTACCGTAGACGCAATGGAAAAAGTGGGATTGCAACTTGTCCAATTCGATGAAGAAACCACTGCCAGATTAAAAGAATGTGTAACTGAAGAAGGAAGTGCTAAAAACCCTATTGACGTATTGGGAGACGCACCGGTAAGCAGATACAAAGAATCATTAGAAATCGTATTGAGCCAGGATGAAGTTGACAGTTTAATTGTTATGGTTTGTCCAACTGCATCAGCAGACCCTGACGGAATTGCACAGGCAATTTTAGAAGAAAGAAAAGAATTCAACAAACCAATTATTGTAGTGAACATGGGTGGTCCTTCATTTGAAGCTGCAAATGAAGCATTAAGAGAAAACGGTGTACCAACATACGTATTCCCTGAAACTGCAGTAACCGCTCTTGAAGCAATGACAAGATATGCGAAATTAGAAGACAGAGTATATGACGATGTCGTTGATAACGTGGCAGATGTTGATAAGGATGCAGTAGCTGCAATCTTTGATAAAGTGAAAGCCGATGGAAGAGACACCTTGCTTGGTAGTGAAGCATATGCAGTAGCTGAAGCTTACGGAATTTCAGCAGCACCAATCAAATTATCAACCAGTGCCGATGAAGCAGCAGAACTTGCAGAAGAAATGGAATTCCCAGTTGTGCTTAAAATCGCATCAGACAAAATTTTACACAAATCAGATATTGGTGGTGTAAAAGTTGGAATCAACAGCGCTGAAGAAGCAAAAGCAACATTCGATGAAATCATGGCAAATGCAAAAGCAGCACACCCTGATATTGTGCCTGATGGTGTGGAAGTGCAAAAAATGATGGATTCCGGTGAAGAAGTTATTGTTGGTATGATTCGTGACAAACAATTTGGACCAATGATTGCATTCGGTATGGGTGGAATCTACGTTAACCTTATTGAAGACGTAGAATTCAATCTCGCAAAAGGAATGAGTTCACAAGAAATTGATGAACAAATCGAAAAGACCAAAGTATCCAAATTACTTGCAGGATACAGAGGTGAAGCACCTTGCGATGTTGAAGAAGTTAAAGAAGCTATTAAAAGAGTAGCCAGATTAACTTTAGACTTCCCAGAAATATCCGAGCTTGACATCAACCCTATCTTCGTTTACGAAGAAGGCTCAAGTGCACTCGATATTAAAATCAAATTATAA
- a CDS encoding DUF447 domain-containing protein produces MNYDLSKLGIEKDLQYECITTTINKDGVKNAGAFAFQYLGDDKVHCHIFEGSKTLKNILDTNEYVVNITQDPLVFTYATLDCLDDEYYTNDDAIAIIKNTPAYIIVDVVDVEIKTPENFPIKGDNKIYFITGKIRKVVINDEYVQPFNRGMSALIESLVNFARYKIVDENLRKAYMDQLIENQRVINKVSDEKTKRAMDYLKSEYEKN; encoded by the coding sequence ATGAATTACGATTTATCCAAACTTGGAATTGAAAAAGATCTGCAATATGAATGCATAACAACTACAATCAATAAGGACGGTGTTAAGAATGCCGGTGCCTTTGCATTTCAGTACTTGGGAGATGACAAGGTTCACTGCCACATCTTTGAAGGGTCAAAAACATTGAAAAACATCCTAGATACTAATGAATATGTAGTTAACATCACACAAGATCCATTGGTTTTCACCTATGCCACACTAGATTGTTTAGACGATGAATATTATACCAATGATGATGCAATAGCTATCATTAAAAACACCCCCGCTTACATTATTGTTGATGTTGTGGATGTGGAGATTAAAACCCCTGAAAATTTCCCAATCAAAGGCGACAACAAAATCTATTTCATAACCGGGAAAATCAGGAAAGTCGTCATAAACGACGAATACGTCCAGCCGTTCAACAGGGGAATGTCAGCACTAATTGAATCTTTAGTAAACTTCGCAAGGTACAAGATTGTGGATGAAAATCTAAGAAAAGCCTACATGGACCAGTTAATTGAAAATCAAAGAGTAATCAATAAGGTTTCAGATGAAAAAACCAAAAGAGCAATGGATTATTTGAAATCTGAATATGAAAAAAACTGA
- a CDS encoding ABC transporter substrate-binding protein — protein MNKKITFILVLALAAFLVMGSASAGLFDFLGGGDDTVKIGYLPSDHDAALFVADAKGMYKDNNITVELVQFNNGGDLMTAMASGEVDVGYVGITPVLSSIAKDVPVKVISSAQTEGSGIVVTDASGIHSAQDLKGKSIATPGEASIQHALLSYYLTKNGLTIDDVNVSAMKVPSMNDALKTGQIDGICTFQPYVSIASSQNNTHVLADSAQILPNHPCCVVAASDDFIKNHKDEAKLIVEIHENSTNYINENVKNGNASEIVKLLPEDIVSDPALEARSLATFPFISGIDDSFKANVDAFQKLEVDIGLLDKVITHDKIYWEA, from the coding sequence ATGAATAAAAAGATTACATTTATTTTAGTGTTAGCACTCGCTGCATTTTTAGTAATGGGTTCAGCTAGTGCAGGTCTTTTTGACTTTTTAGGTGGGGGAGACGACACTGTAAAGATAGGTTACTTACCTTCAGACCATGATGCAGCATTATTCGTTGCAGATGCTAAAGGTATGTATAAAGACAATAACATCACTGTAGAACTAGTTCAATTCAACAATGGTGGTGACTTGATGACTGCTATGGCTAGTGGAGAAGTTGATGTTGGATATGTAGGTATTACTCCGGTTTTATCTTCAATTGCAAAAGATGTGCCGGTTAAAGTTATTTCTTCAGCTCAAACTGAAGGATCAGGTATTGTTGTAACCGATGCATCAGGAATTCATTCTGCACAGGATTTAAAAGGAAAATCAATTGCTACTCCTGGTGAAGCATCAATTCAACATGCTTTGCTTTCATACTACCTGACCAAAAACGGTTTAACAATTGATGATGTTAATGTGTCAGCTATGAAAGTTCCTTCAATGAATGATGCATTGAAAACAGGCCAAATTGATGGTATTTGTACTTTCCAACCATATGTAAGTATTGCTTCAAGTCAAAACAATACTCATGTATTGGCTGATTCAGCTCAAATCTTGCCTAACCACCCATGTTGTGTAGTTGCAGCTTCCGATGATTTCATCAAAAATCATAAAGACGAAGCAAAACTCATTGTGGAAATCCACGAAAATTCAACCAACTACATCAATGAGAATGTCAAAAACGGTAATGCTAGTGAAATAGTTAAACTCTTACCTGAAGACATCGTTTCAGACCCTGCGTTAGAAGCAAGATCTTTAGCTACTTTCCCATTCATTTCAGGTATTGATGACAGCTTTAAAGCAAATGTTGATGCATTCCAAAAACTTGAAGTAGATATTGGGCTTTTAGATAAAGTTATTACTCACGATAAAATCTACTGGGAAGCATAG
- a CDS encoding MoaD/ThiS family protein yields MEFTLKFKQIDEQRDLKENYTIKDLLDDLELSAQTIVAKQNGDLTIEDSVIEDGDEINLVQIIYGG; encoded by the coding sequence ATGGAATTTACATTAAAATTTAAGCAAATCGATGAACAAAGAGATTTAAAAGAGAATTATACTATTAAAGATTTATTGGATGATTTGGAGTTATCTGCTCAAACCATTGTTGCAAAACAGAATGGGGATTTGACTATTGAAGATAGTGTTATTGAAGATGGTGATGAAATAAATTTAGTTCAAATCATTTATGGTGGATAG
- a CDS encoding glutamate--cysteine ligase — translation MDLKNLIRLSDDEILEGSFGIEWESLRVKSDGRLALSPHPSVFGDKLTNPFITTDFSESQIEIITPTFDSIEEAFDTFSLLSDIVNSYLPDDEYLWFQSIPCILPYANQIPIAQYSKEGANSQKYRENLACKYGVKKQMISGVHFNFSFSDEFIEKLYGASDSNLSFRLFKDEIYLKITRNYLRYCWLIIYLTGCSIGSHKSFSADCIHLMDAKDEYGSFYSTQGPSFRNASCGYKNLKDLYPSYTTVDEFARDVNDFIENGDLSEAKELYTQIRLKPKNPQDLLNSLKEDGIEYIEVRTLDINPFYKCGLVEHDMKFLHLFLIYMLVKGESNYVDWQKEANINVERTAEKAYDENMRLLKDGEEITLKQWASDLINEMYGMCEVLEISGFDTLKLMHDRILDDELTYGKRMLKLIEKEGYINAHMKLSINNKETSKALMDEIDIDECSKLKKYLPIALVGN, via the coding sequence ATGGATTTAAAAAATTTAATTAGGTTATCAGATGATGAAATATTGGAAGGATCATTCGGTATTGAATGGGAAAGTTTAAGGGTTAAATCCGATGGCAGATTAGCGTTAAGTCCTCACCCTTCTGTTTTTGGCGATAAATTGACTAATCCTTTTATTACCACAGATTTTTCAGAAAGCCAAATTGAAATAATAACTCCCACTTTTGATAGCATTGAAGAAGCCTTTGATACATTTTCATTATTATCAGATATTGTGAATTCATACCTTCCTGATGATGAATATCTATGGTTTCAATCAATTCCATGTATTCTTCCTTATGCCAATCAGATTCCGATAGCTCAATATTCAAAAGAAGGTGCAAATTCTCAAAAATATAGGGAAAACCTTGCCTGCAAATATGGTGTTAAAAAACAAATGATTTCAGGCGTTCATTTTAATTTTTCATTCAGTGATGAATTCATTGAGAAGTTATATGGAGCATCTGATTCAAATCTATCATTTAGGCTGTTTAAAGATGAAATCTATTTGAAAATAACTAGAAACTATCTTAGATATTGTTGGCTGATTATTTATCTGACTGGTTGTTCCATCGGCTCACACAAATCTTTTTCAGCTGACTGTATTCACTTGATGGATGCAAAGGATGAGTATGGAAGCTTTTATTCTACACAGGGTCCTTCATTTAGAAATGCATCATGTGGCTATAAAAATTTGAAGGATTTGTATCCAAGCTACACCACTGTGGATGAATTTGCTCGTGATGTTAATGATTTCATCGAAAATGGTGATTTGTCAGAAGCTAAGGAATTATATACTCAGATAAGACTAAAACCTAAAAATCCACAGGATTTATTGAATTCTCTTAAAGAGGATGGGATTGAATATATTGAGGTCAGAACTTTAGATATCAATCCATTTTATAAATGTGGCCTTGTAGAGCATGATATGAAATTTTTGCATTTGTTTTTAATTTATATGCTTGTTAAAGGTGAATCTAATTATGTTGACTGGCAAAAAGAAGCCAATATCAATGTAGAAAGGACTGCTGAAAAGGCATATGATGAAAATATGAGATTATTGAAGGATGGTGAGGAAATCACTCTTAAACAATGGGCATCTGATTTGATCAATGAAATGTATGGGATGTGTGAAGTTTTAGAAATTAGCGGATTTGATACATTGAAATTAATGCATGACCGTATTTTAGATGATGAACTGACCTATGGAAAAAGGATGTTGAAATTAATAGAAAAAGAAGGCTACATCAATGCTCATATGAAGTTGTCTATTAATAATAAAGAGACTAGTAAGGCGTTAATGGATGAAATTGACATAGATGAGTGCAGTAAACTTAAAAAGTATTTGCCTATAGCTTTAGTGGGTAATTAA
- a CDS encoding class II glutamine amidotransferase, translated as MCEIFCFNSNKPKQLNTCLECFYNHSEQHPDGWGLANMQSNGFVIDKEPVKATCSQHLKNILSNPVVSKNVFAHIRLATMGEIVSPNCHPFIEMDDSNRSWMLIHNGTIFDYPPLDKYKEFESGDTDSERILLYIIDKVNEFEKDKGAPSTIKERFNLLSDLIADLSKNNKLNLMIYDGDLTYIHSNMKESLYYLKSDDSFLVASTPVNDEEGWMQVELNKLFGLIDGNIIFESEEHENEYILTKEHEEYIQNFMDSLKKGDKFYG; from the coding sequence ATGTGTGAGATTTTTTGTTTTAATTCAAATAAGCCAAAACAATTAAATACATGTCTTGAATGCTTTTATAATCACTCTGAACAACATCCGGACGGATGGGGTTTAGCAAATATGCAATCCAATGGATTTGTCATAGATAAAGAACCTGTTAAAGCCACATGTAGTCAGCACTTAAAAAACATATTGTCCAATCCTGTTGTAAGTAAAAATGTTTTTGCCCATATCAGATTAGCCACAATGGGCGAAATTGTATCTCCCAATTGCCATCCATTTATTGAGATGGATGATAGCAATAGGTCATGGATGTTAATCCATAACGGGACAATATTCGATTATCCTCCATTAGATAAATATAAAGAATTCGAAAGTGGGGATACTGACTCTGAAAGAATATTATTGTATATAATCGATAAAGTTAATGAATTTGAAAAGGATAAGGGAGCTCCATCAACAATTAAAGAAAGATTCAATCTGCTGTCAGACCTTATTGCAGATTTATCAAAGAATAACAAGCTCAATTTGATGATTTATGATGGGGATTTAACTTATATTCATTCCAACATGAAGGAGTCTCTTTATTATTTAAAAAGCGATGACAGTTTTCTGGTTGCGTCCACGCCGGTAAATGACGAAGAGGGATGGATGCAGGTGGAACTCAATAAATTATTCGGATTAATTGACGGGAATATAATTTTTGAAAGTGAAGAACATGAAAATGAGTATATTTTAACTAAAGAGCATGAGGAATACATACAAAATTTCATGGATTCGCTTAAAAAAGGGGATAAATTTTATGGTTGA
- a CDS encoding HesA/MoeB/ThiF family protein, whose amino-acid sequence MPTRYIGDGYWEIASRQMSIVTREEQEKFKNAKITVIGCGGIGGETIEMLARMGVGELVLVDQDAFDLSNLNRQTLASITELGLDKSSVAAEKVRLINPYVKTTTFNEHIDQRNIEKVIKDSDIVIDALDNVLTRVIVSRKAEEKRIPYIHGAIHGTLGQISVFLPNTPSYEEMFNLPSLGKELNDETIEELKNVTSGVPPVIGPTPNLIGCLEAFEAYKIITGIGKVTVAPKILTFDLLDLSTFSFDEI is encoded by the coding sequence ATGCCAACAAGATATATTGGAGACGGCTATTGGGAAATAGCTTCACGTCAAATGAGTATTGTAACAAGAGAAGAACAAGAGAAATTTAAAAATGCAAAAATTACAGTTATCGGCTGTGGCGGAATCGGTGGAGAAACAATAGAAATGCTTGCCAGAATGGGTGTGGGAGAACTAGTTTTAGTAGACCAAGATGCATTCGATTTATCAAACTTAAATAGACAGACATTAGCGTCAATAACAGAATTGGGCCTTGACAAAAGTAGCGTAGCGGCAGAAAAAGTAAGATTAATCAATCCCTATGTCAAAACAACTACATTCAATGAGCATATAGATCAAAGAAACATTGAAAAAGTCATCAAAGATTCTGATATTGTAATAGATGCACTAGATAATGTTTTAACCAGAGTGATTGTATCAAGAAAAGCAGAAGAAAAAAGAATCCCATATATCCATGGTGCAATTCACGGAACCTTAGGGCAAATTAGCGTATTTTTACCAAATACTCCAAGTTATGAAGAAATGTTTAATTTACCTTCACTTGGAAAAGAGTTAAACGATGAAACAATCGAAGAATTAAAAAATGTCACTTCAGGCGTTCCACCAGTAATCGGACCAACACCTAACTTAATTGGATGTCTTGAAGCTTTTGAAGCTTATAAAATTATAACTGGAATTGGAAAAGTCACCGTAGCACCGAAGATTCTGACTTTTGATTTGTTAGACTTATCCACCTTCAGTTTTGATGAAATCTAA
- the fdhD gene encoding formate dehydrogenase accessory sulfurtransferase FdhD codes for MDFLRQTEVIQWKDGKYFTIKENSVDDEYTYLFIDYLPPRKFSTYPKDLEDFAIGYCLGEGLIKDYSDIESISLDGTNVLVSTRLTHNPEEDREQEGIVQERKGNCEHACVCRLLEYQGVNSDNAGGIRSELKSIEPNVSDFTINATQIIKDIKHLTDEARIWQKTAGVHVAQLKYEDKIIIREDVSRHVAVDKVIGAASKEGYDFSRCYISYSGRMPADMLIKVIRVGIPIIISNAAPASSGIDVARMGNITMVGFVRDNRFTIFTAPERINLDK; via the coding sequence ATGGATTTTTTAAGACAAACTGAAGTGATTCAATGGAAGGATGGTAAATATTTCACAATAAAGGAAAATAGCGTTGATGATGAGTATACATATTTGTTCATTGATTATTTGCCTCCCCGTAAGTTTTCGACTTATCCTAAGGATTTGGAGGATTTTGCCATAGGATACTGTTTGGGTGAAGGATTAATTAAAGATTATTCTGATATTGAATCCATAAGTCTTGATGGTACGAATGTATTAGTTTCAACAAGACTTACACACAATCCTGAAGAGGATAGGGAACAGGAGGGCATTGTTCAGGAGAGAAAAGGAAACTGTGAACATGCCTGTGTATGTAGATTACTTGAATATCAGGGAGTGAACTCAGACAATGCTGGAGGGATAAGATCCGAGTTAAAAAGCATTGAACCAAATGTGTCTGATTTTACAATCAATGCAACACAGATAATCAAGGATATCAAACATCTAACCGACGAAGCAAGGATATGGCAGAAAACAGCTGGAGTCCACGTTGCCCAATTGAAATATGAGGATAAAATTATAATCCGTGAGGATGTAAGTCGTCATGTTGCTGTCGATAAGGTGATTGGTGCAGCTTCAAAAGAGGGGTATGATTTTTCCAGATGTTATATTTCATATAGTGGCAGGATGCCCGCTGACATGCTGATTAAAGTAATCCGCGTTGGAATTCCGATAATCATATCAAATGCGGCACCGGCATCGTCAGGCATTGATGTGGCGCGAATGGGCAACATCACAATGGTTGGTTTTGTTCGGGATAACAGGTTTACGATTTTTACTGCTCCCGAAAGGATAAATTTGGATAAATAA
- a CDS encoding ABC transporter substrate-binding protein has translation MDNKIIGIIIAVIAIVAVGAFFLMGGGSDTVTIGYLPSDHDAALFVADAQGKFQENGINTKLVQFNNGGDLMTAMASGDVDVGYVGITPVLSSIEKGVPVKVISAAQTEGSGIVVAKNSDISSVSDLAGKKIATPGEASIQHMLLTYYLKQNGMDIKDVKVSAMKVPSMNDALKTDKIDGMITFEPYVSIAEKNGANVLVDSSEILPNHPCCVVVASDKFINEHTNETKTILEIHKNATDYINNNTDEAAGLLPKDIVSDVEVEKKALSGFSLISGLDDKYKQDVMDFMNLEVDLGVLKKPISQDKIFWEGS, from the coding sequence ATGGATAATAAAATTATTGGAATTATTATTGCAGTTATAGCTATTGTTGCTGTTGGAGCATTTTTCCTTATGGGAGGGGGAAGCGATACTGTAACAATAGGTTATTTGCCGTCAGATCATGATGCAGCACTTTTTGTTGCTGATGCACAAGGCAAATTTCAAGAAAACGGCATTAACACTAAGTTAGTCCAATTCAACAACGGTGGTGACTTGATGACTGCCATGGCTAGTGGTGATGTTGATGTTGGTTATGTTGGAATCACACCGGTGTTATCATCAATCGAAAAAGGTGTTCCTGTAAAGGTAATTTCAGCTGCTCAAACTGAAGGCAGTGGAATTGTTGTTGCTAAAAACTCAGACATCAGTTCTGTCAGCGATTTAGCGGGTAAAAAAATAGCTACACCTGGTGAAGCTTCAATTCAGCACATGTTGCTTACTTATTACTTGAAACAGAATGGAATGGATATTAAGGATGTAAAAGTTTCAGCCATGAAAGTTCCTTCAATGAATGATGCTTTAAAAACTGATAAGATTGATGGAATGATTACTTTTGAGCCTTATGTATCAATTGCTGAGAAAAACGGGGCTAATGTTTTAGTTGATTCTTCTGAAATCTTGCCAAATCATCCATGTTGTGTAGTGGTGGCTTCTGATAAGTTTATAAATGAGCATACAAATGAAACCAAGACTATTTTGGAAATCCATAAAAATGCAACAGATTATATCAACAATAATACTGATGAGGCTGCAGGCCTTTTGCCTAAGGATATAGTTTCTGATGTGGAAGTTGAGAAAAAGGCTTTATCCGGATTTTCATTGATATCCGGTTTAGATGATAAATATAAACAGGATGTTATGGACTTTATGAATTTGGAAGTCGATTTGGGCGTCTTGAAGAAACCGATTTCTCAAGATAAAATATTCTGGGAAGGTAGTTAA